The following are encoded together in the Streptomyces sp. NBC_01465 genome:
- a CDS encoding putative T7SS-secreted protein, whose amino-acid sequence MTTQVYDALGFDPAPGTPESVERLAATLSRVGNQLNSTHGTLTGLGTGGGIWEGEAAAGFSKKLGELPKYLEEGHSSLLDAAAALHKWNSALTDFQAVAARYEAEAEEARRVLEQAKSNPDLNLVGQTFDTAEALQNAQDRIDYASKRINDAQEALNHILEKAQELLQHHADAARLVAEAIRRAAEGAPDEPGLFDRFMDAVGSLGDKLKELGESVAKWAKEHADDLYKIGDWLGMAAAACDVLAIVFSETVIGAAVFEIAGRVLNTGALAFHVAGYAAGAKNASMTDIALDVAGFVPFGDLLKVGKVAAGAIKGVDISADAFKAVDRVGEIAGMAKKAEVFLEPKKILGVFGEGKAVYRITSESFADRFAMASHRVFGDAARYERPLTSPVKWLDEHAMPKIIDNTPLGRIPALKDAVKLGENGKTFIDPTSWVSRAPEAAYRGYKFVESAETAVSDEVHGKYEKYKGLVQRGLGEFG is encoded by the coding sequence ATGACCACGCAGGTGTACGACGCGCTCGGCTTCGACCCGGCACCAGGAACCCCGGAGTCGGTCGAGCGGCTCGCAGCCACCCTGAGCCGGGTTGGCAACCAGCTCAACTCCACCCACGGCACCCTCACCGGTCTCGGCACGGGCGGTGGGATCTGGGAGGGTGAGGCGGCCGCTGGATTCTCGAAGAAGCTCGGCGAGCTGCCCAAGTACCTTGAAGAGGGCCACAGTTCACTGCTGGACGCGGCAGCGGCACTCCACAAGTGGAATTCTGCGCTGACCGACTTCCAGGCGGTCGCCGCCCGCTACGAGGCCGAAGCCGAGGAAGCCCGCCGCGTACTGGAGCAGGCCAAGAGCAATCCGGACCTGAACCTCGTGGGCCAGACCTTCGACACGGCCGAGGCTTTGCAGAATGCGCAGGACCGTATCGACTACGCGTCGAAGCGAATCAATGACGCGCAGGAGGCGCTCAACCACATCCTGGAGAAGGCGCAGGAGCTGCTCCAGCACCACGCGGATGCGGCACGCCTCGTAGCCGAGGCGATCCGTCGGGCGGCAGAGGGAGCCCCCGATGAGCCAGGGCTCTTCGATCGGTTCATGGATGCGGTCGGTTCGCTCGGCGACAAGTTGAAGGAACTGGGAGAGTCCGTCGCCAAGTGGGCCAAGGAGCATGCGGACGACCTCTACAAGATCGGCGACTGGCTGGGCATGGCTGCGGCGGCTTGCGACGTTCTGGCCATTGTCTTCTCCGAAACCGTCATCGGCGCCGCCGTCTTCGAGATCGCGGGCCGAGTGTTGAATACCGGAGCACTGGCCTTCCACGTGGCTGGTTACGCAGCAGGCGCCAAGAATGCCTCGATGACGGATATCGCCCTCGATGTTGCGGGATTCGTGCCATTTGGTGACCTTCTCAAGGTCGGCAAGGTGGCAGCCGGCGCGATCAAGGGTGTTGACATCTCTGCGGACGCATTCAAGGCGGTTGATCGCGTCGGGGAGATCGCCGGGATGGCGAAGAAGGCCGAGGTCTTCCTGGAGCCGAAGAAGATTCTGGGTGTGTTCGGGGAGGGGAAAGCTGTGTACCGCATTACATCCGAGTCCTTCGCGGACCGATTCGCCATGGCTTCGCATCGCGTCTTCGGCGATGCCGCGCGGTACGAGAGGCCGCTGACCAGTCCCGTGAAGTGGCTGGATGAGCACGCGATGCCGAAGATCATCGACAACACGCCCCTGGGTAGGATTCCAGCTCTGAAGGATGCAGTGAAGCTGGGAGAGAACGGCAAGACATTCATTGATCCCACGTCTTGGGTCTCGCGCGCCCCGGAAGCTGCCTATCGCGGATACAAGTTCGTGGAGTCCGCCGAGACTGCAGTGTCCGACGAGGTGCACGGCAAGTACGAGAAGTACAAGGGACTTGTCCAACGCGGCCTTGGGGAGTTCGGATGA
- a CDS encoding GNAT family N-acetyltransferase, which translates to MTELSPVAWPPAPIRTDRLVLREAEARDRAAFIELLASPEVHTFLGGPRPRDEIERKTPEIPERWPGSFVVDLDGSMIGQILLRRAPEHSRPAAAGKADLGYLFLPQAWGSGYATEACAAALDWLDSALPSEPVVLTTQTANTASMRLAAKLGFTEVERFQAWEAEQWLGLRRPVTRSD; encoded by the coding sequence ATGACTGAGCTCAGCCCCGTCGCCTGGCCGCCCGCCCCCATCAGAACCGACAGGCTCGTGCTCCGCGAGGCTGAGGCCCGGGACCGTGCGGCATTCATCGAGCTGCTCGCCTCGCCAGAGGTGCACACCTTCCTCGGCGGCCCCCGCCCGCGTGACGAGATCGAGCGCAAGACGCCCGAGATACCCGAGCGGTGGCCAGGGAGTTTCGTCGTTGATCTCGACGGGTCGATGATCGGCCAGATCCTGCTCAGGAGAGCTCCGGAGCACAGTCGCCCGGCCGCCGCAGGAAAGGCGGACCTCGGCTACCTCTTCCTGCCACAGGCATGGGGATCCGGGTACGCCACCGAGGCATGCGCGGCAGCACTCGACTGGCTGGACAGCGCCCTTCCCAGCGAACCGGTCGTACTCACCACCCAGACCGCCAACACCGCCTCGATGCGCCTCGCCGCCAAACTGGGCTTCACCGAGGTGGAACGCTTCCAGGCTTGGGAGGCCGAACAGTGGCTCGGCCTGCGCCGCCCGGTCACGCGGTCCGATTGA
- a CDS encoding DUF6571 family protein, producing MVSYSYLNDADLSKLAAAAESWKALPAKYQGLEDQFINEVINILKGDWEGEAATAAFATMGKAKQEYQAAAGEARRIAQLLADAHTEFDKYQKLLHDLVDEARRTKYQLSDKGVEDVDPRQDSPTASGTPGLAEERQAGLDSMVSRLKNILLQATAADEACAAGLNKDANGADNHGFNTKSYTTLDDVEVDQASALMKKDGRLTDAEFAQLRKLLAANKNDPEFSHDFAVRVGAEGTLEKYNQLLNPPPGTTLSKTELSELKTFQRDLGTTIGTATRSDDGHPDAGITKFQKDLLALGSKEFNANPTDSNSSSFNGYQVASSLMSNGKWDKGFLQEYGNALITAEKNGANVGQNPDAYWSGSGTRSLGSTNMGVLDPMAGFMDALGHNPEASTDFLTSSTTFDGEKVDHLDYLMKDRHWPEGAGYTGDAKNPTGYNNLGHAIESATTGHSYDAEIPNPLPKHSQEQADLTSQIIHSVSEDPKLAHDGMKDSLGRMSAEYMPDINYALANKEEKIDDLYPMGDSARAAIGENAERDATRFLYTVGQDPDGYAAINYGQTQYTSSLIDYHLQHPDAYDLSPGEKVQKISTTSAEVEGIIGSARQDAVIHERVASDAVFNERLASAGEWAKAGVGIGIGAGTATITSPLGGTVAGLVAESVTGQVIDSMVAGTERDRYGEAVYSAGGNIQQHKDSFMAVTGDAARLANSRADAGMNAEQIGTAVSGGLDRGHSNALSDLNDYARDLGANPAGK from the coding sequence ATGGTCTCGTACAGCTATCTCAATGATGCCGACCTGTCCAAGCTCGCTGCCGCCGCTGAGTCGTGGAAGGCGCTGCCCGCCAAGTACCAAGGCCTGGAGGACCAGTTCATCAACGAGGTGATCAATATCCTCAAGGGTGACTGGGAGGGGGAGGCCGCCACCGCCGCCTTCGCGACCATGGGCAAGGCGAAGCAGGAGTACCAGGCCGCAGCCGGTGAGGCTCGCAGGATCGCGCAGCTGCTCGCCGATGCCCACACCGAGTTCGACAAGTACCAGAAGCTGCTCCACGACCTCGTCGATGAAGCGCGGCGTACGAAGTACCAGCTCTCCGACAAGGGAGTTGAGGATGTCGACCCGCGCCAGGACAGCCCCACCGCGTCTGGCACTCCCGGCCTTGCCGAGGAGCGCCAGGCCGGGCTGGACAGCATGGTCAGTCGCCTCAAGAACATCCTTCTGCAGGCCACCGCCGCCGATGAGGCATGCGCCGCCGGGCTGAACAAGGATGCCAATGGCGCGGACAACCACGGCTTCAACACCAAGAGTTACACCACGCTGGATGACGTCGAGGTCGACCAGGCCTCTGCGCTCATGAAGAAGGACGGGCGGCTGACGGACGCCGAGTTCGCTCAGCTCCGCAAGCTGCTCGCGGCCAACAAGAACGACCCCGAGTTTTCACACGACTTCGCTGTCCGCGTCGGAGCGGAAGGCACCCTCGAGAAGTACAACCAGCTCCTCAACCCTCCTCCTGGGACGACGCTCTCCAAGACCGAGCTGTCCGAGCTGAAGACCTTCCAGCGGGACCTCGGCACCACCATCGGCACTGCGACCCGTTCCGACGACGGACACCCCGACGCGGGTATCACCAAGTTCCAGAAGGACCTGCTCGCGTTGGGGTCGAAGGAGTTCAACGCCAACCCCACGGACTCCAACTCGTCGAGTTTCAACGGATATCAGGTCGCCAGCAGCCTGATGAGCAACGGCAAGTGGGACAAGGGATTTCTGCAGGAGTACGGCAACGCGCTGATCACCGCCGAGAAGAACGGCGCCAACGTTGGCCAGAATCCAGACGCCTACTGGTCTGGTAGTGGCACCCGGTCGCTCGGGTCGACCAACATGGGCGTCTTGGACCCGATGGCCGGATTCATGGACGCCCTGGGCCACAACCCAGAAGCATCGACGGACTTCCTGACGTCCAGCACCACCTTCGACGGCGAGAAGGTGGATCACCTCGACTACCTGATGAAGGACCGGCATTGGCCTGAGGGCGCCGGATACACGGGGGACGCGAAGAACCCCACCGGCTACAACAATCTCGGGCATGCTATCGAGTCCGCCACGACTGGGCATTCCTACGATGCTGAGATCCCGAACCCCCTGCCCAAGCACAGCCAAGAGCAGGCGGATCTGACGTCACAGATTATTCACTCGGTCTCTGAGGATCCGAAGCTTGCGCACGACGGTATGAAGGACAGTCTTGGCCGGATGTCGGCGGAGTACATGCCTGATATCAACTATGCGTTGGCCAATAAAGAAGAGAAGATCGATGACCTCTACCCGATGGGTGACAGTGCGCGAGCCGCCATCGGTGAGAATGCGGAAAGAGACGCCACGCGATTCCTGTACACGGTTGGGCAGGACCCAGACGGTTATGCGGCCATCAACTACGGCCAGACTCAGTACACGAGCTCACTTATCGATTACCACCTCCAGCACCCAGATGCGTACGACCTTTCGCCGGGCGAGAAGGTGCAGAAGATCAGTACGACTTCGGCAGAGGTAGAGGGAATCATTGGGAGCGCGCGGCAGGACGCAGTTATCCACGAGAGGGTTGCGAGCGACGCGGTGTTCAATGAGCGTCTGGCATCCGCAGGCGAGTGGGCAAAGGCTGGTGTCGGCATCGGCATCGGTGCGGGGACTGCCACGATCACCTCTCCGTTGGGTGGGACTGTTGCCGGTCTCGTGGCCGAAAGTGTCACAGGGCAGGTGATCGACTCGATGGTCGCTGGCACTGAACGGGACCGCTACGGAGAAGCTGTCTACAGTGCCGGCGGTAACATTCAGCAGCACAAGGATTCCTTCATGGCTGTGACCGGCGATGCGGCGCGCCTTGCGAACTCGAGAGCCGATGCTGGAATGAATGCCGAGCAAATTGGTACAGCGGTTTCCGGGGGACTGGACCGTGGTCATTCCAATGCATTGAGTGATCTGAACGACTACGCCAGAGATCTGGGTGCCAACCCCGCGGGCAAGTGA
- a CDS encoding MFS transporter: MDSTSAPTTAPAAAPAAPRDPRRWLILIVLCLSTLVLVIDNMVLTVSVPPIASDLKADAQDIQWIIESYMLVFAGFLLTAGSISDRFGRRRTMVIGLAIFGAASLLAALATSPAELIAGRVAMGVGGALIMPSTLSILITVFDDEERRKAIAAWSAVAMVGLVGGPVFGGVLLNHFWWGAVFIINIPIAVVAIAAALLLMPESKGPWTKADPLGMALSMVGMTALVYTIIEFPTKGLSTASTQLSLTTALLTLTAFITWELRTASPMIPLALFRNRDFTGASFSLVLFTFANGGLMLVLTQYLQYVLGYSPTKTALAFAPLAVASLLFNGLGATLGNKLGNRPMTAAGMTVIAAGFAALALLPSDASFLMLAAVMVLIGMGGGLAMPAATAALMGAVPAEHAGVGSALNDTVQQAGAALGVAILGTVLSSTFTNSMPANAPEQAKQSITSALTDPSVRSAAREAFTTAMSTTFLASAAAVLAAAALSLILIRDKKPAQPESLETPTPELTTAA, encoded by the coding sequence ATGGATTCGACGTCAGCACCGACGACAGCACCGGCAGCAGCCCCCGCCGCCCCGCGGGACCCGCGCCGCTGGCTCATCCTGATCGTGCTCTGCCTCAGCACCCTGGTCCTCGTCATCGACAACATGGTCCTGACGGTGTCGGTCCCCCCGATCGCCTCGGACCTGAAGGCGGACGCCCAGGACATCCAGTGGATCATCGAGTCGTACATGCTGGTCTTCGCCGGCTTCCTGCTCACCGCCGGCTCGATCTCGGACCGCTTCGGCCGCCGCCGCACGATGGTCATCGGCCTGGCGATCTTCGGCGCGGCCTCACTGCTCGCAGCCCTGGCCACCAGCCCGGCCGAACTGATCGCGGGCCGCGTGGCGATGGGAGTCGGCGGAGCGCTGATCATGCCGAGCACCCTGTCGATCCTGATCACGGTCTTCGACGACGAGGAGCGCCGGAAGGCGATCGCGGCCTGGAGCGCGGTGGCGATGGTCGGACTGGTCGGAGGCCCGGTCTTCGGCGGCGTACTCCTCAACCACTTCTGGTGGGGCGCGGTCTTCATCATCAACATCCCGATCGCGGTCGTGGCGATCGCCGCAGCACTGCTCCTGATGCCCGAGTCGAAGGGCCCCTGGACCAAGGCGGACCCGCTGGGCATGGCGCTGTCGATGGTCGGCATGACGGCGCTGGTCTACACGATCATCGAGTTCCCGACGAAGGGCCTGTCCACAGCCTCAACCCAACTCTCCCTGACAACAGCCCTGTTGACGCTCACAGCCTTCATCACCTGGGAACTCCGCACCGCGTCCCCCATGATCCCGCTGGCCCTCTTCCGCAACCGCGACTTCACCGGCGCGAGCTTCTCCCTGGTCCTCTTCACCTTCGCCAACGGCGGCCTGATGCTGGTCCTGACCCAGTACCTCCAGTACGTCCTCGGCTACTCCCCCACCAAGACCGCCCTGGCCTTCGCCCCCTTGGCCGTCGCGTCCCTCCTCTTCAACGGCCTGGGCGCCACCCTCGGCAACAAGCTCGGCAACCGCCCGATGACGGCGGCCGGCATGACGGTCATCGCCGCCGGCTTCGCAGCCCTGGCTCTCCTCCCCTCCGACGCGTCCTTCCTGATGCTCGCCGCCGTCATGGTGCTGATCGGCATGGGCGGCGGCCTGGCGATGCCCGCAGCAACGGCAGCCCTGATGGGCGCGGTCCCCGCCGAACACGCAGGAGTCGGCTCGGCCCTGAACGACACGGTGCAGCAGGCGGGAGCGGCGCTGGGGGTGGCGATCCTGGGAACGGTGCTCTCCTCGACCTTCACGAACTCCATGCCGGCCAACGCCCCCGAGCAGGCAAAGCAGTCGATCACCTCAGCCCTGACCGACCCTTCCGTCCGATCGGCGGCCCGAGAGGCCTTCACCACCGCGATGTCGACCACATTCCTGGCCTCGGCGGCAGCAGTCCTCGCAGCAGCAGCCCTCTCGCTCATCCTGATCCGCGACAAGAAGCCGGCACAGCCGGAGTCCCTGGAGACCCCCACCCCCGAACTGACGACAGCAGCCTGA
- a CDS encoding TetR/AcrR family transcriptional regulator → MSAEKKQVPSVWTRPQRRVREQPALSQEQIVSEALALLDDAGIEALSMRKLGTRLNAGATSLYTHVANKDELIELVVDLVYGEIEVPGGAGEWRDAAAVSAYSLRAMVLRHPWVASVLGQVGLAGLGPNVMRMAERMQALFEGAGLASEEAGLAISALTSYVVGMAVSEGAYLSLIARSGMTEREFVKSVVPEGEAAALGDPEKAREEKFDYGLQLVLDGLSGRISPRR, encoded by the coding sequence ATGTCAGCGGAGAAGAAGCAGGTCCCGTCCGTCTGGACTCGTCCGCAGCGGCGCGTGCGCGAGCAGCCCGCGCTGAGCCAGGAGCAGATCGTGAGCGAGGCGCTGGCGCTGCTCGACGACGCGGGCATCGAGGCGCTGAGCATGCGGAAGCTGGGGACGCGGCTGAACGCCGGCGCGACCTCCCTCTATACGCATGTCGCCAACAAGGACGAGCTGATCGAGCTTGTCGTCGATCTTGTGTACGGGGAGATCGAGGTACCGGGGGGCGCGGGCGAGTGGCGGGACGCCGCCGCCGTCAGTGCGTACAGCCTGCGTGCCATGGTCCTGCGGCACCCGTGGGTCGCCTCCGTGCTCGGGCAGGTCGGGCTCGCGGGGCTCGGGCCGAACGTGATGCGCATGGCGGAGCGGATGCAGGCGCTGTTCGAGGGGGCGGGTCTCGCCTCGGAGGAGGCGGGTCTCGCGATCAGTGCGCTCACGTCGTACGTCGTCGGGATGGCGGTCAGCGAGGGCGCGTATCTGTCGCTGATCGCGCGCAGCGGGATGACCGAGCGCGAGTTCGTGAAGAGCGTCGTGCCCGAGGGGGAGGCCGCCGCGCTCGGCGATCCGGAGAAGGCCCGGGAGGAGAAGTTCGACTACGGGCTGCAGTTGGTGCTCGACGGGCTCTCGGGGCGGATCAGTCCTCGTCGGTGA
- a CDS encoding MDR family MFS transporter gives MSGSGSGAGGGSSTGASDTGAEDTGSGIGTGAENAVSGTAAIPGGGPAPASTSGSTSSQAPTAAHRGPVVAALMLSMAVAALDSTIISTAVPQIVGDLGGFSVFSWLFSGYLLAVTVTLPVYGKLSDTFGRKPVLVTGVVLFLLGSVLCATAWNMWALIAFRIVQGLGGGAIQGTVQTIAADLYPLKERPKIQAKLSTVWAVSAVAGPGLGGMLVTYTDWRWIFLINVPIGLVALLLITRHLTEPSRTQRPAARPRIDWPGALAVFATGTLLLTALVQGGVAWDWLSAPSLALFAASAALGALTVWIERRAAEPIIPGWVWRRRTISAVNLALGALGLLMVAPTVFLPTYAQSVLGLGPTAAGFVLSVMTLSWPVSAALSNRVYNRIGFRNTAIVGITAAMLILLAFPLLPFPGEPWQPALIMLLLGAALGLFQLPLIVGVQSTVGWSERGTATASILFCRQVGQSIGAALFGAVANATLASRLGGAGDLDSVAHALQNPSALTAPAADHLRRAVAAAVDHVYIGAAVAAALALLVLLLVAPRRFPVLTDED, from the coding sequence GTGAGCGGGAGCGGAAGCGGTGCCGGCGGCGGCAGCAGCACGGGAGCCAGCGACACAGGCGCCGAGGACACCGGAAGCGGAATCGGCACCGGCGCCGAGAACGCCGTCAGCGGTACGGCAGCGATACCCGGCGGGGGTCCCGCCCCGGCCTCCACCTCAGGGTCTACGTCCTCCCAGGCCCCAACAGCCGCACACCGGGGCCCGGTTGTAGCCGCCCTCATGCTCTCGATGGCGGTGGCCGCGCTCGACTCCACGATCATCTCGACGGCCGTCCCGCAGATCGTCGGCGACCTCGGCGGCTTCTCGGTCTTCTCCTGGCTCTTCTCCGGCTATCTCCTCGCCGTCACGGTCACGCTCCCCGTCTACGGCAAACTCTCCGACACCTTCGGCCGCAAGCCCGTCCTGGTCACCGGGGTCGTCCTCTTCCTCCTCGGCTCGGTCCTCTGCGCCACCGCCTGGAACATGTGGGCGCTGATCGCCTTCCGCATCGTCCAGGGCCTGGGCGGCGGCGCGATCCAGGGCACCGTCCAGACGATCGCCGCCGACCTCTACCCGCTCAAGGAACGCCCCAAGATCCAGGCGAAGTTGTCGACGGTCTGGGCGGTCTCGGCGGTGGCGGGCCCCGGCCTTGGCGGCATGCTCGTGACGTACACGGACTGGCGCTGGATCTTCCTCATCAACGTCCCCATCGGCCTGGTCGCGCTGCTGCTGATCACGCGCCACCTCACCGAACCGTCGCGTACGCAGCGGCCCGCGGCCCGTCCCCGTATCGACTGGCCGGGAGCCCTGGCGGTCTTCGCGACGGGAACTCTCCTCCTCACCGCGCTGGTCCAGGGCGGCGTCGCCTGGGACTGGCTCTCCGCCCCGTCCCTCGCCCTCTTCGCGGCCAGCGCCGCCCTCGGCGCCCTCACCGTCTGGATCGAACGCCGGGCCGCGGAGCCGATCATCCCCGGCTGGGTCTGGCGCCGCCGTACGATCTCGGCCGTCAACCTCGCCCTGGGCGCACTGGGCCTGCTGATGGTGGCCCCGACGGTCTTCCTGCCCACGTACGCGCAGTCAGTCCTGGGCCTCGGCCCCACGGCGGCAGGCTTCGTGCTCTCGGTCATGACGCTGAGCTGGCCGGTGTCCGCGGCGCTCTCGAACCGCGTCTACAACCGCATCGGCTTCCGCAACACGGCGATCGTCGGCATCACGGCGGCGATGCTGATCCTCCTGGCCTTCCCCCTGCTCCCCTTCCCCGGGGAGCCCTGGCAGCCGGCCCTGATCATGCTCCTGCTGGGCGCCGCGCTCGGACTCTTCCAACTCCCCCTGATCGTGGGCGTGCAGTCCACGGTCGGCTGGTCGGAGCGCGGTACGGCCACCGCGTCGATCCTCTTCTGCCGCCAGGTCGGCCAGTCCATCGGCGCGGCCCTCTTCGGCGCGGTGGCCAACGCGACGCTCGCCTCCCGGCTGGGCGGCGCGGGCGACCTGGACTCGGTCGCCCACGCACTCCAGAACCCGTCGGCCCTCACCGCACCAGCAGCAGACCACCTGCGCCGAGCGGTAGCGGCAGCGGTCGACCACGTCTACATAGGAGCGGCGGTCGCGGCAGCCCTCGCACTCCTCGTTCTCCTCCTCGTGGCCCCGCGCCGCTTCCCGGTCCTCACCGACGAGGACTGA
- a CDS encoding ABC transporter ATP-binding protein yields MTTAVTIPRHGGTGGRTAVAARARQVVKAYGTGETRVVALDHVDVDIARGQFTAIMGPSGSGKSTLMHCLAGLDTVTGGQIYLDETEITGLKDKKLTQLRRDRIGFIFQAFNLLPTLNALENITLPMDIAGRKPDAAWLRQVVETVGLSDRLKHRPTQLSGGQQQRVAVARALAAQPEIIFGDEPTGNLDSRAGAEVLGFLRRSVTDLGQTIVMVTHDPVAASYADRVLYLADGRIVDEMHAPTADQVLDRMKDFDARGRTS; encoded by the coding sequence GTGACAACGGCTGTGACCATTCCCAGGCACGGGGGCACTGGAGGGCGTACGGCCGTTGCCGCGCGAGCGCGGCAGGTCGTCAAGGCGTACGGAACCGGGGAGACCCGGGTCGTCGCGCTCGACCATGTCGATGTCGACATCGCCCGCGGCCAGTTCACCGCGATCATGGGCCCCTCGGGGTCCGGCAAGTCCACGTTGATGCACTGCCTCGCCGGGCTCGACACCGTCACCGGCGGGCAGATCTATCTGGACGAGACCGAGATCACCGGGCTGAAGGACAAGAAGCTCACCCAGCTTCGCCGGGACCGGATCGGCTTCATCTTCCAGGCCTTCAACCTCCTTCCGACGCTGAACGCGCTGGAGAACATCACGCTGCCCATGGACATCGCCGGGCGCAAGCCCGATGCGGCGTGGCTGCGGCAGGTCGTGGAGACCGTGGGTCTCTCCGACCGGCTGAAGCACCGGCCGACCCAGCTCTCGGGCGGCCAGCAGCAGCGTGTCGCCGTGGCGCGTGCGCTTGCCGCGCAGCCCGAGATCATCTTCGGTGACGAGCCGACCGGAAACCTCGACTCCCGTGCGGGAGCTGAGGTGTTGGGGTTCCTGCGGCGGTCCGTCACCGATCTTGGGCAGACCATCGTGATGGTCACGCACGACCCGGTCGCGGCCAGCTATGCCGACCGCGTGCTCTACCTCGCGGACGGGCGCATCGTCGACGAGATGCACGCGCCGACCGCGGACCAGGTTCTTGACCGTATGAAGGACTTCGACGCGCGCGGGCGGACGTCATGA